Proteins encoded in a region of the Pieris rapae chromosome 10, ilPieRapa1.1, whole genome shotgun sequence genome:
- the LOC110997923 gene encoding lysine-specific demethylase 8 translates to MSKCLEIREMIFAFMPKVISSLDCVSELDQASYSVLESFLQGKSLKSRDSIVIIQGVIDYMYESINIGNWKDVRLFLRQTITIATYLKLIALLDNHSELTDSVIKDLFETIDFGIMFGSLIPNEPQLLQKCASILNPFISQNDISIENDKLNCKDSISRTVIPEGVINIDLIKCPSMERFYTDYIMQEKPVILEECMTHWPALSKWTDSNYFIKLAGLRTISIEIGKEYTDSEWTQKLITMKEFIETYIYQNKGPTGYLAQYPLFAQIPELHEDIIEPEYCSFAETDDNVNIMAWYGPKGTVSPLHHDPTKNLLAQVVGEKRIYLFSPKDSENLYPYESELLDNTARVDPREPDLNQYPKYQNAKPYFCVLKPGQMLFIPPKWWHFVESLSISFSVSFWWT, encoded by the coding sequence ATGTCTAAATGTTTAGAAATTCGAGAAATGATATTTGCTTTTATGCCAAAAGTAATTTCTTCCCTAGATTGTGTCTCAGAATTGGATCAGGCTTCTTACTCTGTATTAGAAAGTTTTCTTCAAggtaaatcattaaaatctaGAGATTCGATTGTTATAATACAAGGTGTGATTGATTATATGTATGAAAGTATTAACATAGGCAACTGGAAAGATGtgagattatttttaaggcaAACAATAACTATAGCAACCTACCTTAAACTGATAGCACTTCTAGACAATCATTCTGAACTTACTGATTCAGTTATAAAGGATTTATTCGAAACAATTGACTTTGGAATTATGTTTGGAAGTTTAATTCCTAATGAACCACAATTACTACAAAAGTGTGCCTCAATATTAAATCcatttatttcacaaaatgacatttctattgaaaatgataaattaaactGTAAAGACAGTATAAGCCGTACAGTAATCCCTGAAGgtgttattaatatagatttaattaaatgtcctAGTATGGAAAGATTTTATACAGACTATATTATGCAAGAGAAGCCTGTAATTTTAGAAGAATGTATGACTCACTGGCCAGCTTTGTCAAAGTGGACTGACagcaattatttcataaaactagCTGGTTTGCGAACCATTTCTATAGAGATTGGCAAGGAATATACTGACTCTGAGTGGACacaaaaacttataactatgaaagaatttattgaaacatatatttaccaaaataagGGTCCAACAGGTTATCTAGCTCAGTATCCATTGTTTGCACAAATTCCAGAACTACATGAAGATATAATAGAGCCCGAATATTGTAGTTTTGCAGAAACAGATGATAATGTCAATATTATGGCATGGTATGGACCAAAAGGTACTGTGTCTCCTTTGCATCATGATCCAACCAAAAATTTGCTGGCTCAAGTTGTAGGTGAAAAAAGAATTTACCTATTTTCTCCCAAGGACTCAGAAAATTTATATCCTTATGAAAGTGAACTTCTTGACAATACAGCAAGAGTAGATCCTAGGGAACCTGATTTGAATCAGTATCCCAAATACCAAAATGCTAAACcctatttttgtgtattaaaaCCTGGACAAATGTTGTTCATACCACCAAAATGGTGGCACTTTGTTGAGTCACTTTCTATTAGTTTTTCAGTCAGCTTTTGGTGGACATAG
- the LOC110997917 gene encoding isovaleryl-CoA dehydrogenase, mitochondrial: MALRLCVKRILNANNKRCMSHYPIDEHIFGLSDEQQQLRQVVFDFAQKELAPKAAEIDKENNFKELREFWKKLGSLGLLGITANPDYGGTGGKYSDHCLIMEELSRASGGIALSYGAHSNLCVNQINRNGTHEQKSKYLPKLCSGEHMGALAMSEPGAGSDVVSMKLRAEKKGDYYVLNGNKFWITNGPDADVLVVYAKTEFNAKPQHGITAFIIEKGFPGFSTAQKLDKLGMRGSNTGELVFEDCKVPAENVLGEVNKGVYVLMSGLDLERLVLAGGPVGLMQSAIDTAFHYAHTRKQFGKNIGEFQLLQGKMADMYTTLSATRCYLYNVAKACDEGHVNSKDCAGVILYSAEKATQIALDAIQILGGNGYINDYPTGRILRDAKLYEIGAGTSEIRRMLIGRALNAEYK, encoded by the exons ATGGCTCTCCGATTGTGTGTTAAACGgattttaaatgcaaataataaaCGATGCATGTCACATTACCCAATAGATGAACATATCTTTGGATTAAGTGATGAACAACAACAG CTAAGGCAAGTGGTATTTGACTTTGCACAAAAAGAATTAGCACCTAAAGCGGCTGAGATTGataaggaaaataattttaaagaactaaGAGAGTTCTGGAAAAAACTTGGCAGCCTTGGTTTACTTG gtATAACTGCAAACCCTGATTATGGAGGGACAGGCGGAAAATATTCTGATCATTGTCTAATCATGGAAGAGTTATCGAG AGCGAGCGGAGGGATCGCGTTATCGTACGGAGCACACTCCAATCTGTGCGTCAATCAAATAAACAGAAATGGAACGCATGAACAGAAGAGCAAATATTTACCCAAG ttatgTTCAGGTGAACATATGGGCGCGTTGGCTATGTCTGAGCCAGGAGCCGGTAGTGACGTAGTATCAATGAAGTTGCGAGCGGAGAAAAAGGGcgattattatgttttaaatggaAACAAATTTTGGATAACAAATGGACCTGATGCTGACGTCTTAGTG gTATATGCCAAAACAGAATTTAACGCGAAGCCACAACACGGAATCACTGcctttataattgaaaaaggCTTCCCTGGATTCTCGACAGCGCAGAAATTAGACAAATTAGGAATGAGAGGGTCCAATACAGGAGAATTGGTTTTTGAAGATTGTAAG gtTCCAGCTGAAAACGTACTAGGCGAAGTAAATAAAGGTGTCTATGTACTAATGTCTGGTTTGGATTTAGAAAGGTTAGTTCTTGCCGGTGGACCGGTGGGTCTTATGCAATCTGCTATTGATACTGCATTCCATTACGCGCACACTAGAAAACAATTTGGAAAGAATATAGGAGAATTTCAACTTCTACAG ggGAAAATGGCTGATATGTATACAACGTTAAGTGCCACTCGATGTTATCTTTACAACGTGGCTAAAGCCTGCGACGAAGGCCATGTAAATAGCAAGGACTGCGCAGGAGTTATTTTATACAGCGCGGAGAAGGCTACACAAATAGCATTAGACGCTATACAGATATTAg GGGGCAACGGTTACATTAATGATTACCCCACTGGCAGAATACTCAGAGATGCAAAACTGTATGAAATTGGTGCTGGTACATCTGAAATTAGAAGAATGCTAATAGGACGAGCATTAAAtgctgaatataaataa
- the LOC110997477 gene encoding bifunctional 3'-phosphoadenosine 5'-phosphosulfate synthase isoform X1, with protein MSLEQRNKKVAEHFEKYNIGAWGGAALRPCAQVATNVVEQKHQVSRIKRSKAFGSKAFRGSTVWFTGLSGAGKTSIAFALEAYLVSKGIPAYGLDGDNVRTGLNKNLGFSKEDREENIRRVSEVAKLFADSGVVCLCSFVSPFAEDREIARRIHTDSGLPFFEVFIDTPLEVCEQRDVKGLYKKARDGQIKGFTGITQEYERPDQPELVIETVGRSIEESTMEVIKLLESQGIIPHYESVSGVNELFIYGNRLSSAIEEAARLPQINITKLDLEWVQVLSEGWAYPLKGFMRETEYLQALHSNCLTLSDGTIVNQSVPVVLPITTEDKERLTGSSAISLVYDGKTVAIIREPEFYPHRQKERCARQFGIYHTGHPYIQMISESGDWLVGGNLEVFERVRWNDGLDAFRLTPNELREKFKELGADAVFAFQLRNPIHNGHALLMQDTQRQLVERGFKKPVLLLHPLGGWTKDDDVPLEVRINQHKAVLNEGVLDPNFTVLAIFPSPMMYAGPTEVQWHAKCRMNAGANHYIVGRDPAGLPHPDGGGDLYDARHGGMVLKMAPGLNHLEIIPFRVAAYDASAGKMAFFDPTRKEDFDFISGTRMRGLARSGKEPPKGFMAPSAWKILSEYYQSLKAKMDTN; from the exons atgagttTAGAACAAAGAAACAAGAAGGTGGCTGagcattttgaaaaatataacatcGGAGCATGGGGAGGTGCAGCTTTAAGACCg tgcGCCCAAGTAGCGACTAATGTTGTGGAACAAAAACACCAAGTGTCAAGGATAAAGAGGAGTAAGGCGTTCGGCAGCAAAGCATTCAGAGGCAGCACAGTTTGGTTCACAGGACTCAGTGGAGCCGGAAAGACCAGTATTGCCTTTGCATTGGAGGCGTACCTTGTTTCTAAAG GAATCCCAGCTTACGGTCTCGATGGCGACAATGTGCGTACAGGGCTCAACAAGAATCTGGGTTTCAGCAAGGAAGACAGAGAAGAGAATATTAGACGTGTCTCCGAAGTCGCCAAGTTATTTGCGGACAGTGGAGTCGTTTGCCTGTGCAGTTTCGTATCCCCATTCGCTGAG GACAGAGAAATAGCGCGTCGTATCCACACGGATTCTGGTCTGCCATTCTTCGAAGTGTTCATCGACACACCGTTGGAAGTGTGCGAGCAACGTGATGTTAAAGGCCTGTACAAGAAGGCCCGAGACGGACAGATTAAG GGTTTCACAGGAATAACACAAGAGTATGAAAGGCCCGACCAGCCTGAGCTGGTCATTGAAACAGTGGGTCGCTCCATCGAAGAGTCCACTATGGAAGTCATAAAACTTTTGGAATCACAG ggTATAATACCACACTATGAAAGCGTGTCTGGAGTGAACGAGTTGTTTATTTATGGGAACCGGCTAAGCAGTGCCATCGAAGAGGCCGCAAGACTTCCCCAAATAAACATCACTAAGTTGGACCTGGAGTGGGTACAG gTTTTATCTGAAGGCTGGGCATATCCGTTGAAAGGATTCATGAGGGAGACAGAGTATTTACAG gcCCTCCACTCAAATTGCCTCACCTTATCCGATGGTACCATCGTAAACCAATCGGTACCGGTGGTGTTGCCAATTACAACAGAAGACAAAGAGCGTCTGACCGGCTCTTCGGCAATTTCCCTAGTATACGATGGCAAGACCGTTGCCATTATTAGGGAACCTGAATTCTACCCGCACAGGCAAAAGGAGAGGTGCGCCCGGCAATTTGGAATATATCACACTGGTCACCCATACATTCAG ATGATCTCTGAATCTGGTGATTGGCTTGTCGGTGGTAATTTGGAGGTGTTTGAGCGTGTTCGTTGGAATGACGGACTGGACGCATTCCGTCTAACGCCTAACGAGCTCCGGGAGAAGTTCAAGGAACTCGGTGCTGATGCTGTATTCGCCTTCCAG CTCCGCAATCCAATCCACAATGGCCACGCCCTGTTGATGCAAGACACTCAGCGTCAGCTCGTCGAGAGAGGATTCAAGAAGCCAGTTCTGTTACTGCATCCGTTGG gTGGTTGGACAAAAGACGATGATGTCCCACTAGAAGTCCGCATCAACCAACATAAGGCTGTATTGAATGAGGGCGTTCTAGACCCCAACTTCACCGTACTAGCAATTTTCCCATCACCCATGATGTATGCTGGCCCCACTGAG GTACAATGGCACGCCAAGTGCAGAATGAACGCGGGGGCGAACCACTACATAGTGGGTCGTGACCCAGCCGGTCTGCCCCACCCTGATGGCGGTGGCGATCTCTACGACGCCAGGCACGGGGGCATGGTGCTTAAGATGGCACCTGGACTTAACCATCTCGAG attattcCATTCCGTGTAGCGGCCTACGACGCATCAGCTGGTAAAATGGCGTTCTTTGACCCCACAAGGAAAGAGGACTTCGACTTTATTTCTGGGACAAGGATGAGAG GTCTAGCCAGATCCGGTAAGGAACCACCCAAAGGCTTCATGGCGCCATCGGCCTGGAAGATTCTGTCGGAATATTACCAGTCATTAAAGGCGAAAATGGACACAAACTGA
- the LOC110997477 gene encoding bifunctional 3'-phosphoadenosine 5'-phosphosulfate synthase isoform X2: protein MDGPSRPRKKLKVCAQVATNVVEQKHQVSRIKRSKAFGSKAFRGSTVWFTGLSGAGKTSIAFALEAYLVSKGIPAYGLDGDNVRTGLNKNLGFSKEDREENIRRVSEVAKLFADSGVVCLCSFVSPFAEDREIARRIHTDSGLPFFEVFIDTPLEVCEQRDVKGLYKKARDGQIKGFTGITQEYERPDQPELVIETVGRSIEESTMEVIKLLESQGIIPHYESVSGVNELFIYGNRLSSAIEEAARLPQINITKLDLEWVQVLSEGWAYPLKGFMRETEYLQALHSNCLTLSDGTIVNQSVPVVLPITTEDKERLTGSSAISLVYDGKTVAIIREPEFYPHRQKERCARQFGIYHTGHPYIQMISESGDWLVGGNLEVFERVRWNDGLDAFRLTPNELREKFKELGADAVFAFQLRNPIHNGHALLMQDTQRQLVERGFKKPVLLLHPLGGWTKDDDVPLEVRINQHKAVLNEGVLDPNFTVLAIFPSPMMYAGPTEVQWHAKCRMNAGANHYIVGRDPAGLPHPDGGGDLYDARHGGMVLKMAPGLNHLEIIPFRVAAYDASAGKMAFFDPTRKEDFDFISGTRMRGLARSGKEPPKGFMAPSAWKILSEYYQSLKAKMDTN, encoded by the exons ATGGATGGACCTTCAAGACCAAGGAAGAAGCTTAAAGTG tgcGCCCAAGTAGCGACTAATGTTGTGGAACAAAAACACCAAGTGTCAAGGATAAAGAGGAGTAAGGCGTTCGGCAGCAAAGCATTCAGAGGCAGCACAGTTTGGTTCACAGGACTCAGTGGAGCCGGAAAGACCAGTATTGCCTTTGCATTGGAGGCGTACCTTGTTTCTAAAG GAATCCCAGCTTACGGTCTCGATGGCGACAATGTGCGTACAGGGCTCAACAAGAATCTGGGTTTCAGCAAGGAAGACAGAGAAGAGAATATTAGACGTGTCTCCGAAGTCGCCAAGTTATTTGCGGACAGTGGAGTCGTTTGCCTGTGCAGTTTCGTATCCCCATTCGCTGAG GACAGAGAAATAGCGCGTCGTATCCACACGGATTCTGGTCTGCCATTCTTCGAAGTGTTCATCGACACACCGTTGGAAGTGTGCGAGCAACGTGATGTTAAAGGCCTGTACAAGAAGGCCCGAGACGGACAGATTAAG GGTTTCACAGGAATAACACAAGAGTATGAAAGGCCCGACCAGCCTGAGCTGGTCATTGAAACAGTGGGTCGCTCCATCGAAGAGTCCACTATGGAAGTCATAAAACTTTTGGAATCACAG ggTATAATACCACACTATGAAAGCGTGTCTGGAGTGAACGAGTTGTTTATTTATGGGAACCGGCTAAGCAGTGCCATCGAAGAGGCCGCAAGACTTCCCCAAATAAACATCACTAAGTTGGACCTGGAGTGGGTACAG gTTTTATCTGAAGGCTGGGCATATCCGTTGAAAGGATTCATGAGGGAGACAGAGTATTTACAG gcCCTCCACTCAAATTGCCTCACCTTATCCGATGGTACCATCGTAAACCAATCGGTACCGGTGGTGTTGCCAATTACAACAGAAGACAAAGAGCGTCTGACCGGCTCTTCGGCAATTTCCCTAGTATACGATGGCAAGACCGTTGCCATTATTAGGGAACCTGAATTCTACCCGCACAGGCAAAAGGAGAGGTGCGCCCGGCAATTTGGAATATATCACACTGGTCACCCATACATTCAG ATGATCTCTGAATCTGGTGATTGGCTTGTCGGTGGTAATTTGGAGGTGTTTGAGCGTGTTCGTTGGAATGACGGACTGGACGCATTCCGTCTAACGCCTAACGAGCTCCGGGAGAAGTTCAAGGAACTCGGTGCTGATGCTGTATTCGCCTTCCAG CTCCGCAATCCAATCCACAATGGCCACGCCCTGTTGATGCAAGACACTCAGCGTCAGCTCGTCGAGAGAGGATTCAAGAAGCCAGTTCTGTTACTGCATCCGTTGG gTGGTTGGACAAAAGACGATGATGTCCCACTAGAAGTCCGCATCAACCAACATAAGGCTGTATTGAATGAGGGCGTTCTAGACCCCAACTTCACCGTACTAGCAATTTTCCCATCACCCATGATGTATGCTGGCCCCACTGAG GTACAATGGCACGCCAAGTGCAGAATGAACGCGGGGGCGAACCACTACATAGTGGGTCGTGACCCAGCCGGTCTGCCCCACCCTGATGGCGGTGGCGATCTCTACGACGCCAGGCACGGGGGCATGGTGCTTAAGATGGCACCTGGACTTAACCATCTCGAG attattcCATTCCGTGTAGCGGCCTACGACGCATCAGCTGGTAAAATGGCGTTCTTTGACCCCACAAGGAAAGAGGACTTCGACTTTATTTCTGGGACAAGGATGAGAG GTCTAGCCAGATCCGGTAAGGAACCACCCAAAGGCTTCATGGCGCCATCGGCCTGGAAGATTCTGTCGGAATATTACCAGTCATTAAAGGCGAAAATGGACACAAACTGA